CGCGCGGCCGTCGTCCAGGCGCCGGTGCCACGCGTGGCGCGGATCGATGCCGTCGGGTGGCGAATGCGTCGACGCGGCCGCCGCGCGGATCTTGTCGGGATCGAAGGCGAGATACCCCGCCTCGGCCAAGAAGGCGTTGAGATACACGTCGCCGCGAAGGTCGCCGAAACCGTGGTCGGACACGACGAGCATATGGTCGTCCGGCCCAAGGCGAGCGAGGTAATCGCCAACGCAGGCGTCGAGCCGCCGCGCGGTCTCGAAGATTGCGTCGCCGAAACCGCCAAGCGCGCCCGGGGTTGCGCGATGCTCCGCCGTCATGTCTTCCCAGAACGCGTGCTGCGCGCGATCGAGCGCAACGTACACCGGGAAGAACAGGTCGGGCTTGCGCTCGTCGAACATCGCGAGGGCAGCCTCGTGCCGCGCGTTCAGCATCGCGAACAGGTCGTCGCAAAAACGCGCGCGGTCCTCGTACCAATGGACCATGACGTCGATGACCCAGCGTTCGAGCACCGATCGAAGGTCCGGCGGATAAAACGCGCCGGGCGCGTTAAGCGACGGCGTGTGCATGCCGCCGACGGCAAATCCGCGAACATCCGCGACAGGATACGACAGCGGAACATTCAGCGCGCCGCTGGTGAAGGGATCCGGCAGGGTCTCGAAGATCGTCGGAAATCGCCGGTCGCGGCTGGTGACAAGGCGCACATCGTAGCTGCCGGGTTCGCGCGCGCCGAAATCGAAGATTCCGTGCCGACCGGCGTTCACGCCCGTGGTCATGGTCGTCCACGCCTGCGGGGTCAGCGGATGGATGGTCGATTCGAGGCGGCCGTGCGCGCCGCGTTCGAGGATCGACCTCAGATGCGGCAGGTGTCCGTCGCGCGCCCACGGGAAAAGGAGATCCGGATCGGCGCCGTCCATGCCGAAAACGATGACGCGGCCCATTGCGATTGCCCCCGGCGCCGGTCGCGGCGCGGAACACGGAACGGAATCCGCAGATTACGCAGATTGCGCGGATTTGTTGAGAGCGGCCGGCGCGCCCGCCACGCGCGCAAAAAAACGCGCCGCCTGTTTCCGGGCGGCGCGTCCTCTTTTCTATTTTCTATTTCCTCGCCTTAACAGCCGCACCCGTCGTCGTCGTCATCGTCGTCATCGTCGTCGTCATCATCATCGTCGTCGTCATCATCGTCATCGTCGTCGTCATCATCGTCACCGTCGGTGTCGTCGTCGGTCGGTTCGCCGCCGATATACGCGGTGCCCTGCACGAACTGGTTGGAGTCGGCCGTGATGCGATAGTCGAAGCCGTCTGTCGCCTCGGCGTCCGTTGTCGCCATGAACGCGAATTCGAGCGTCTCGCCCTCACGCACGTCGCCGTACGCTTCGGAGGAGATGCCCGTCGAATACTGCCAACGGATACCGATCGCGGTATCGTCGTCGAGCAGCCGCTCGGACGTCCACTGGCCGCCGTGCAGGGGATCGGGATCGGCGATCTCCGATGCGTTCACGTCGTAACCGGTCGTCGGGAGGAAGAGATCGACAATCTCGACCCAATGCTGCGACGAGGTGGCGGACGTGGTATTGGAAACGACGAAATCGAACTCGTACTTCACGTTCGGGTTCAAAAGAACGGGAGAGGTGAAATCGAGCTCTGCCGAAAACTCGCCGGGCGTCGCGTCATCGTCGCCCGCGTCATCGTCCGCCGACGTGTCGTCATCGTCGGCCGTGTCGTCGTCGGCCGCGGAATCGTCATCCTGCGCGAGCGCGGCGACCGGGAACGCGCAGGCGAGCAAAAGCACAAGTCCAATGGTGGTCATCAAACGCACGGGGGAACCCTCCTTCCCAACTCGAATCATCGTGGCGGCGAGAATGCACACGCGCCGCACGTATCCGTCCATTGCGGATAAGCGCGTCATTTATATCCTTGCCCCGCATGTTGACGCAAGAGGGGGTTATTTGACCGCCGAAACGACCGTGCGGGAGGTCCGCGGGTGAGGCGCCGGGCGATCTTCACGCTCGCGGCGGTGGCCGCGGCTTTGCTTTTCGCCGAGGCCGCGTTGCGCGCCGCCGGCATTCCCGCCCCGGAACCGCCGGCGTTCCGCCTGAATCCGCTGGCCAGCCCCAATCTGTACGAGCCCGATCCGCGCCGTTTCTGGCGGCTTGTCCCCGGCGGCGAAGAGGATGGCGAACTCGTCAATGTGGACGGGTTTCGCGGAGACCGCGTGCCGGTCAAACGCCGCGACGGCGTTCCGCGCATCATTCTCGCCGGTGATTCGGTTGTTTACGGATTTCGATTGCCCGACGAGCAGACGATCGGCGCGCATCTGTCGCGCGAGTTATCCGCGCGCGGCGAGGTCGAGGTGCTGAACGCGGGGGTCGTCGGGTACAGTTCGCTTCAGACGCGGCGCTACCTCGAAGGCCTCATGCCGAAATACCGTCCCGACGCGGTGATCGTGTACGTCGGCTGGAACGACTGGTCGGACGCCGCGCGCGTGCCGGATTCGCGCCTGCCGGCGCCCTCCCCGCTGCGCTGGCGCATCGACCGCATCGGAGCGCGTTCGCGAATCTACGCGCTGCTGCGCGCGATAGCCAAGCCAGCGCCCGTGCCGCACGAGCGCCCGGGCGCGCCGGTTCCGCGCGTGTATCGCGCGGAGTACGAAGCGAATCTGCGCGCGATCGACCGTCTCGCGCGCGAGAACGGCGCCGCCGCGTATTTCGCGAAGCCCGTCGCGGTCGACAACGGATGCGTCGCGGCGGGAGCATACACGCCGCCGAAAAGCCTTGCGGTCATCGATGTACCGGCGATTTTCGATGGCGCATGCGGCGCCAGGGCGTCGTCGCTGTTCCCCGACGGCGCGCATCCGTCCCCGCGCGCGGCTTTGATGATCGCCAACCGGTTTGCCGACGCGCTTAAAAAGGAGCCGCAAACGGAGCCGCGACCGTCACGGAGCGGGTGATACCTCCCCATTATTGCGCTCGCGAATGCACCCGCTCCCTGACGGTCGCGGCCCTGACATCGCAACGCGCGCCCGGCGCGGCTACCGGGCGCGCCGGGAGGCGAGCGCGGCGTAACTCACAAGTCCCTGCCCGTCCTTATCGACCCACTGGTCATGGGCCAAAAGCGTGAACGGCGTGCCGCAGGCCGACGCGACAACGTAGATCGGCGTCAGCCCGCAGACCTTGCGCACGTCCTTTTCCTCGACAACGTAACGCACGAAACCCTCCGGCTCGCCGCGCGTGAGCGGATCGAGCATGTCGAGGTCGCGTTCGCGATTGATCGCCGCCTTAGTGTCGTCAACGCGAAACGGATCGTTGAACATCGGGCCGACGTGCGCGAGGTCCGCGGACGCGATGATCGCGGCGTCATCGTTGCCTTCAAGCACGCCCGCGCACGCGGATGCCAGGGCGGCGAGCGACTCCTCCGTCTCCTCGTCCTCGGTGCCTTCCACCAGATGCCTTGCGCCGCCGACGAGAATTGGAACGATGCGGATGTCCGGCCGCAAATACGCGAGCATCACCGCGGGCAGTTCGATGGAGTGCTCCGCGCGATGCGGTAATTCGTCCTCGAACGGATCGAGCGGAAGCTGCGCCGCGATTTCCTCGGCGAGGTCGATATCCGTCCGCATCAGCGCGAACGGCGTCGCGAAATGCTTGCGCGTCATTGAAACCGGCTGCTTGTGCGGCTGATGGTTTGTCCCGACGATCACCGCCGTGCGCCCGCGAAACGAACGCGCGAACTCGGCGTACGCGTGCGCCCAAACCGCGCCGCCCCGGATGAAATCGATGTGCGGCGCGATCAGGGCCGCGAGGTCGTTTCGCTCCGTCCGGATATCGGCGCCCACGGGATAGCCCGCGTCGCGGAAGTGCGTGTCGAGGATGTTGCGAAGCTCGTCCCAGGCCTCTTTTTCACGCCCCGGCGTGGCGTAATCGAAAAGCGCCGACGGGCGGATCGGCGATTCGTACCACTTCTTGTCCACCTGTTCGCGTCGCATCTGAAAACGCGCGTTGTCCAGGTAGAAGTGCCGATCGAGCACCGAGATGAGGCGCTCGACATCTTCGGCCGGCAGCGGATGACGCGCTTGCTCCTCGAAATCGTGGGCCAACGCCCCAAGCGGCGTGCGCCCGTCGAAATGCGACACAAGGAAAAGGCCGGTGCGGTCGAGCGTGATCATCGCGCTCGCGTAGCGCTGCGGATCCTTGAGCGAGATCATCGAGCGCCCCTCGACCTCGACCGGGACGGGTTCGACGTGACGCATGCGGGGAAGCGGATCGGAGAGTGAAAGCGCCATGGGGGAAAGAGTAATGAGGAAACAGGAAATAGGAAACAGGAGATGGAAAATAGTTCGAACACGGAGCCACGCGTGAGTGGCATCGCATTCTCGCGAAGCGATGGACGATGGGTCAATTCAGTCCATCAGGTCCATCAGGTTGTCTGTCCCATCGAATCCGGGAGCGCGTTTCGGCGTACGCTTTTTCGGCGTCGACGTTACCTGTCGCGATTGACGATGTACCGCGCCAGGTCGCGTAGCGGTTTGGCCGCGGCGCCGAAGCCGGCGATTTCGGCGAGCGCCGTGTCGAGCCGTTCCGCCGCGCGGCGGCGCGCGCCGTCAAGGCCCAGCAGCGCGGGGAACGTCGTCTTGCCGGCCTCGGCATCCGTGCCGGTCCCCTTGCCTAATTTTTCCGCGTCGCCCGTCACGTTCAGCACGTCGTCCGCGATCTGAAACGCCAGGCCAATGGCGTCGCCAAAGCGGGCCAGGGCCTCCTCCTTCGCGCGCGGCGCGCCCGCCGCAATCGCCCCCGCGCGCACGGACGCGGAAATCAGGACAGCGGTTTTCATCCGGCAGATCAGCGTGACGCGCTCGATATCGACGGTCTTGCCGGTCGATTCGATATCCAGGCTCTGCCCGCCGATGACGCCGCGCCAGCCGATCGCGTCGGCCAATAGCGCGACGATGCGCGCGGCGCGATCCGCCGGGAAAAGGCCGTCCGCCGTCGCGCGCGCCACAATTTCGAAAGCCAGCGAAAGCAGGCCGCAACCCGCGAGAAGCGCCTGCGCCTCGCCAAAGACCTTGTGGTTTGTCGGCCGGCCCCGGCGGAAATCGTCATCGTCCATCGCGGGAAGATCGTCGTGGATCAGCGTGTAGGTGTGGGCCAGTTCCAATGCGCAGGCGACGGGCATCGCCGTTTCGGCCGTGCCGCCAACCGCTTCGCACGCCGCGATGGCGAGCACCGGGCGCACGCGCTTGCCGCCCGCGAGCAGGCTGTAGCGCATGGCCTCCTGCAGGCGGCCGAACGGACCGGGATCGCCGCCGGTGCACGCGTCGAGCGCGTGTTCCACCAGACGCGCCCGGGCGTCGAGGTATTCGCGAACGCTCATCGGACGCTACGCGGTGTCGTCGTCCGCCGTGTCGTCGTCGGCGGTATCGTCATCGGAGGTATCGTCATCCGCGGCGTCGTCGTCGTCCGCGGCGTCGTCGTCCGTCGTGTCGTCATCGGCGGTGTCGTCATCGCCGAGCGCGCGGGAATCGACCTGGAAAATCGAGGAGTCAAATCCCTTGATGCACCCGCTTTCGTGATCCGCGACAACGCGGAAAAAGAGATTGCAAACGTTCTCCTTGCACAGATCGACGCCCTCGAACGAGCGGAGAAAACGGCGCGAATCCGAGTCGCTTTGCACGAGGTCGAACGCCTTGCCGGTGCCCCGGCCGTCGGAGGTCAGAAGCTCCGCGCGGATGCGATCGACGCCGCGGTTGTCGCTATCGCCGGACAGAAGGACGAAAAGCTCGTAGAGCGTCTCGTGATCGCCGCTCTCCGGATAGATCTGAAAATCGGCGAACTCCGGGCACTCGGGCTCGCTATCTTTTTTTTCGCCGCAGCCGGCCGCGACAAGCGCGACAACGGCAAGGCAGACGATCGGCCACAAACGCAATAACACACGCATTTCCGCGCCTCCACGAAACGGCACCGGAGTTTGCCGCGCGGGAAGCGGAAGATCAAGGACGCGCGTGGGCGCTCAATTCGCGGGCGGCGGCCAGATGCGGCTCGCGCAGTCAGTGCAATCCATGCCGTAGTCGCAAACGCTGGTGCTCGATCCCGTGCCGCCATCGTCGCAGGAGTCGTTATTCGAAAGGAAGCACGAATCGTCGCACGCAAACGAGGCGATCGCCTGGCGATATCGCGCGTTATCGACGTATATCGTATTCGCGCTCGTCGGGGCGGTCAGGACGAACCAGATTTCCGCTAGGAACATGGCGTCGAACATGAACGGCGTATCCTCGGCACAAGGGACATCGTCGATGAGCGTCGTGGAGCGAAACAGGATGGGATCGAGCTCCACGCGCAGGCGGAACCACTCGTTAAAGCCCGGTCCGGGACATTCTGCCGACTCGATGCTGTCTCCGTCGTCGTAGAGAACGCGAAACGCGTCCGTGAAGATGTCCCAGTAGAACTCGTACACCTGACGCAGCTCGTTGCCGAGCGAACCGGTCGAATAGATTCGCACCGCGGCGACTTCGTCGATCGTGAAATAAAGATCGGCCTCCAGCGTCGCGGCGAAAGTGGGCGCCGATCCGGTATGGCGCGTCACGTAGGTATAGTCGCCCGGACCGTCGCCCTTGGTGATTTCGACAAGGCGTCCGAACGGCGCCTTGGCGGGAAACGCGTCCGTGACGATCGCCTCGCTCGACGAGCCCGACGCCTCGACGATCCACGGATCGGCCGGCGGCTCGCCGACGGTCATCGTATCGAAGTTTTCGTCGAAGACCGTCTCCAGGGTGTCGTCATCCGCGGCGTCGTCGTCCCCGCCACTATCGTCATCGCCCGAATCGTCATCGTCCGAGTCGTCGTCGGAAACGTCGTCATCGGAGCTATCGTCGTCCCCGCCGCCGCCGTCATCGTCGTCATCGCCGTCGCCGCACCCACAACCCGGCGCGGCCAACGCAAGCGAAATCACAAGAAACCAGAGAAGCGTCCCGTATCCGCGCATTGTCACCCCCCGATGGTACGAACGAGATTGTATCGTTGTTCCCGATCGCCTGAGAATGGTTCCCGCGACCCTTCGCCGGGCTCATTGGCCAAACGCGATTTTCGGCTGTTTTTGGCGAAATCGATCCCGCCCATTCCGATTGACGTGCACGCGGATAATCGACAGAATTATGCGCTTTTCAAACACGCCGGTCAGTCCAATCGGGCTTTCGGGAGAGGGTAGCATCATGCTGATGACCGATCGATCGGAGCACGCGCGCACGCGCCTGTTCCTCCTGTTCCTTCTTGTCACGATTTCCTCGTTTTCGCTCGTGGCCGCGGCGGGCTGCGGCTGCGGAGACGACGATGACGACGACGACGATGATGACGATTCGTCGTCGGCCGACGCCCAAACGGCTTGCGACAAAATGACGAACTGCCCCGACGTTGCGTCGGCTCTCGCCATCGGCGACATGGACGGTTGCCTGGATTCGCTTGGATCGATGGATGATGCCACGGTCGGGTGCGCGGCCCAGGCCGGCGATTGCGCGGCGCTTGGTGCGTGCTTCGGCGTCTCCGGCGACGACGACGACGATGATGACGACGATGACGACGCGGACGACGACGACGCGGACGATGACGATGCGGATGACGATGACGACGAGGGCATTCCGCTGCTGCGTAACGAGAAGACGTACATCTGGGCCTCGAACCCCGCGTTCGACCTTTTCTGGGATTACGTCGACGAGTCGTTCGTCTGGACGGTCGGCAATGCGTTTGACCCGGACTTCGAGCGCGTCGCGTTTTACGCCGGCTGGCGTGATGACGACGAAAATCTCGGCGGCGGCAAGATGTATCTGTCGCTCGACAACGGCGACCCGGAGGAATCCGACCTGTCCGACGAGATCGGCAAGTTCGGCAAGGCGAGCGACCAATATATCGGCCTCGTTCTTGAGGACGACGATATGCTGACCGAGGGTACGCACAAGATCGAGATCTGGGTGACCGACCTTGACGACAACGAGAGCAACCACGTCAGCTTCATTTACAAGATCGAACGCGGCCTCCAGGGCGCGATCGGTTCGACGTTGGGCGATTTCACCAAGCGCGGCTTCCAGGCCGATCCGCCGGTCAAGGCAACCGGGACTTACCGCGATTTCACGCGCTCGGAGTTCGCGGGCAAGATCCTCGTCATCACAAGCATGACGATGTGGTGCCCGCCGTGCGACGCCGAGGCACCGCAACTCGACACCTTGCAGGCCGACTACGGCGAGGACGTCCAGGTTCTGTCGATGGCGCTCGAGGATCCGTACGGGACCATCGTGGACGACGAGGACCTGGAAAACTGGACGCTCTACCACTACGCGGTCCCGCCCGAGCATCCGGATTTCTTCGGCAATCGCGACGCGCAGATCCTCGCGCCGCAGATCAACGACGATCCGCGCGTGGACAGTCCTTCGGCGATGGCGGACTTCCAGTTCAACAACTACGTGCCGCAAAACTACATCTTCGACGCGGACCACGTCCTGCGCTTCAAGATCGCGGGCTTCTACCGCCCCTGGTGGGATCTCATCATCGGCGAGCTGCTCGCGGAGCAGGCGGGGAAGTAGAGAGGCAAGGAAGTCTCGCGCACATTCGGGTCAATTCGAACGCCGGTCCGATCGGGCCGGCGTTTTTTCGTGGGCGACACGCGTGCGCCACGCGCGGGGTTTCTGGTAGGCTCTCCCCGGACAACCGGAAGGAGCACGTCATGGCCGAAAGGCGGGTGGTGATCGCGGGCGCGGGCGGACGGGATTTTCACAACTTCAACACCGTGTTCCGGGACGATCCCGCCTCGCGGGTCATCGCGTTTACCGCGGCGCAGATCCCCGGCATCGACGACCGCCGCTATCCACCCCTTCTGGCGGGCGATCGCTACC
This region of bacterium genomic DNA includes:
- a CDS encoding alkaline phosphatase family protein, whose amino-acid sequence is MGRVIVFGMDGADPDLLFPWARDGHLPHLRSILERGAHGRLESTIHPLTPQAWTTMTTGVNAGRHGIFDFGAREPGSYDVRLVTSRDRRFPTIFETLPDPFTSGALNVPLSYPVADVRGFAVGGMHTPSLNAPGAFYPPDLRSVLERWVIDVMVHWYEDRARFCDDLFAMLNARHEAALAMFDERKPDLFFPVYVALDRAQHAFWEDMTAEHRATPGALGGFGDAIFETARRLDACVGDYLARLGPDDHMLVVSDHGFGDLRGDVYLNAFLAEAGYLAFDPDKIRAAAASTHSPPDGIDPRHAWHRRLDDGRAPEPLPDDDGAIRRGLVDARYKSWATVDWSRTRAFSSGLFGQVWINLAGREPEGIVAPGREYEELRDELAPRLADLVHPGDGAPLTSFVARREELYWGPHLECAPDIVVAFRDYAYMTRGATEFRSTSLVGPVVVGHTGNHRLHGIVAGVGPRIANARDIDAHILEIAPTILYLLDAPIPMNLDAPPARALLREDALAEHPPRAGAPVAARVIEARDAPTAAQMTAVLDRLRGLGYLG
- a CDS encoding SGNH/GDSL hydrolase family protein, whose translation is MRRRAIFTLAAVAAALLFAEAALRAAGIPAPEPPAFRLNPLASPNLYEPDPRRFWRLVPGGEEDGELVNVDGFRGDRVPVKRRDGVPRIILAGDSVVYGFRLPDEQTIGAHLSRELSARGEVEVLNAGVVGYSSLQTRRYLEGLMPKYRPDAVIVYVGWNDWSDAARVPDSRLPAPSPLRWRIDRIGARSRIYALLRAIAKPAPVPHERPGAPVPRVYRAEYEANLRAIDRLARENGAAAYFAKPVAVDNGCVAAGAYTPPKSLAVIDVPAIFDGACGARASSLFPDGAHPSPRAALMIANRFADALKKEPQTEPRPSRSG
- the amrB gene encoding AmmeMemoRadiSam system protein B, with protein sequence MRHVEPVPVEVEGRSMISLKDPQRYASAMITLDRTGLFLVSHFDGRTPLGALAHDFEEQARHPLPAEDVERLISVLDRHFYLDNARFQMRREQVDKKWYESPIRPSALFDYATPGREKEAWDELRNILDTHFRDAGYPVGADIRTERNDLAALIAPHIDFIRGGAVWAHAYAEFARSFRGRTAVIVGTNHQPHKQPVSMTRKHFATPFALMRTDIDLAEEIAAQLPLDPFEDELPHRAEHSIELPAVMLAYLRPDIRIVPILVGGARHLVEGTEDEETEESLAALASACAGVLEGNDDAAIIASADLAHVGPMFNDPFRVDDTKAAINRERDLDMLDPLTRGEPEGFVRYVVEEKDVRKVCGLTPIYVVASACGTPFTLLAHDQWVDKDGQGLVSYAALASRRAR
- a CDS encoding polyprenyl synthetase family protein — protein: MSVREYLDARARLVEHALDACTGGDPGPFGRLQEAMRYSLLAGGKRVRPVLAIAACEAVGGTAETAMPVACALELAHTYTLIHDDLPAMDDDDFRRGRPTNHKVFGEAQALLAGCGLLSLAFEIVARATADGLFPADRAARIVALLADAIGWRGVIGGQSLDIESTGKTVDIERVTLICRMKTAVLISASVRAGAIAAGAPRAKEEALARFGDAIGLAFQIADDVLNVTGDAEKLGKGTGTDAEAGKTTFPALLGLDGARRRAAERLDTALAEIAGFGAAAKPLRDLARYIVNRDR
- a CDS encoding TlpA family protein disulfide reductase; amino-acid sequence: MTDRSEHARTRLFLLFLLVTISSFSLVAAAGCGCGDDDDDDDDDDDSSSADAQTACDKMTNCPDVASALAIGDMDGCLDSLGSMDDATVGCAAQAGDCAALGACFGVSGDDDDDDDDDDDADDDDADDDDADDDDDEGIPLLRNEKTYIWASNPAFDLFWDYVDESFVWTVGNAFDPDFERVAFYAGWRDDDENLGGGKMYLSLDNGDPEESDLSDEIGKFGKASDQYIGLVLEDDDMLTEGTHKIEIWVTDLDDNESNHVSFIYKIERGLQGAIGSTLGDFTKRGFQADPPVKATGTYRDFTRSEFAGKILVITSMTMWCPPCDAEAPQLDTLQADYGEDVQVLSMALEDPYGTIVDDEDLENWTLYHYAVPPEHPDFFGNRDAQILAPQINDDPRVDSPSAMADFQFNNYVPQNYIFDADHVLRFKIAGFYRPWWDLIIGELLAEQAGK